In Mangrovivirga cuniculi, the following proteins share a genomic window:
- a CDS encoding NAD(P)-dependent oxidoreductase — translation MKSTIKICLIKEGKRPIDRRVPLTPEQAAIINEKYTNVTVYFQPSDIRCFSDDEYINAGIMPMDDPSHADILLGVKEVPKEWLIEDKTYLFFSHTIKMQEYNRELLQKIIEKNITLIDYEVLTNPQGARVVAFGRWAGIVGAYNGILTYGKRYNLFELRRARDCFDLKELKSEYAKVDLPPIKIALTGGGRVSKGAMEVLNGMGIRKISPEQFLEENYDHAVYTQLSSMDYHKKKDEGLFNKTEFHNHPERYFSTFLDFTKHADLLIAGAYWDPSQPVLFKQENMLDRSFKIKVIADITCDIEGSIPSTIRPSTIDSPYYDYNQSEGMEEAPFSDEANVTVMAVDNLPCELPRDASEDFGRQLTENVIGALTKNDIDNLVVKNATITKGGKLTSRFSYLQHFVNGK, via the coding sequence ATGAAAAGTACTATAAAAATCTGTTTGATCAAAGAGGGTAAAAGGCCTATTGATCGAAGAGTCCCTTTAACACCTGAACAGGCTGCAATAATTAATGAAAAATATACAAATGTAACCGTCTATTTCCAGCCATCTGATATACGTTGTTTCTCAGATGATGAATATATTAATGCCGGCATAATGCCAATGGATGACCCTTCACATGCAGATATCCTCTTAGGGGTAAAAGAAGTGCCAAAAGAATGGCTTATCGAAGATAAGACCTATTTATTCTTTTCTCACACAATTAAAATGCAGGAATATAACCGTGAACTTCTTCAAAAAATAATTGAAAAAAATATTACTTTAATTGATTATGAAGTTCTCACAAACCCCCAGGGAGCAAGAGTTGTTGCCTTCGGTCGCTGGGCAGGTATTGTTGGTGCTTACAATGGTATTCTTACATATGGAAAAAGATATAATCTATTTGAATTAAGAAGGGCTCGGGATTGTTTCGATTTAAAAGAACTCAAAAGTGAATACGCCAAAGTAGATCTGCCCCCGATAAAAATTGCTTTAACTGGAGGTGGTAGAGTATCCAAAGGAGCGATGGAGGTATTAAATGGTATGGGTATCAGAAAAATTAGCCCAGAACAATTCTTAGAAGAAAATTATGACCATGCGGTTTATACTCAACTGAGCAGCATGGATTATCATAAGAAAAAAGATGAAGGTCTTTTTAATAAAACAGAATTCCATAATCATCCGGAAAGATATTTTTCAACTTTTCTTGATTTTACAAAACATGCAGACCTACTAATTGCCGGGGCATATTGGGACCCATCACAGCCTGTATTGTTTAAACAGGAAAATATGCTTGACCGAAGCTTCAAAATAAAGGTAATAGCTGATATTACATGCGATATTGAAGGTTCAATACCATCGACAATACGACCTTCTACCATTGATTCTCCATATTACGATTATAATCAATCTGAAGGTATGGAAGAAGCTCCCTTCTCTGATGAAGCCAATGTAACAGTAATGGCAGTCGATAATTTGCCATGTGAATTGCCACGGGATGCTTCAGAAGATTTTGGCAGACAGCTTACTGAAAATGTAATTGGTGCTTTAACAAAAAATGATATAGATAATCTTGTCGTTAAAAACGCTACTATTACCAAGGGAGGTAAATTAACCAGTCGTTTTTCCTATTTACAACATTTTGTTAATGGAAAATGA
- a CDS encoding methyltransferase family protein gives MVFIIILNWLIFYFLHSFLADTQIKEKTRKLTGLSKRQYRLIYTIFSTIHFFILLLIYILLPKEKALTLPYSNLIFVVSLIVGLLILGSSFKNISVKEFSGLKEGKNKGHLIKSGIYKYIRHPIYTGTLLIIFGWLYSSFNIYSLSIVIVSILYLPIGIWLEERKLIREFGMEYIIYKGRVGGILPKLKSRN, from the coding sequence ATGGTTTTTATTATTATTTTAAATTGGTTGATATTTTATTTCTTGCACAGTTTCCTGGCGGACACGCAAATTAAGGAAAAGACTCGAAAACTAACAGGACTGAGCAAACGACAATACAGATTGATTTATACGATATTCAGTACTATTCATTTTTTCATTCTTCTCCTTATTTATATTCTATTACCAAAAGAAAAAGCCCTTACTTTACCTTATTCAAATCTGATTTTTGTTGTGTCTCTAATTGTTGGCCTTTTGATATTAGGAAGCTCTTTTAAAAACATTTCTGTAAAAGAATTTTCCGGTTTAAAAGAAGGTAAAAATAAAGGCCATTTAATTAAGTCAGGCATTTACAAATATATTCGTCATCCGATTTACACAGGAACGTTATTAATAATTTTCGGATGGTTATACAGTTCTTTTAATATTTACAGCTTATCAATAGTAATAGTTTCAATACTGTATTTGCCGATTGGTATTTGGCTCGAAGAAAGGAAGCTAATAAGAGAATTTGGAATGGAATATATAATCTATAAAGGCCGGGTGGGCGGAATATTACCAAAATTAAAAAGCCGGAACTAA
- the gltX gene encoding glutamate--tRNA ligase has protein sequence MSNVRVRFAPSPTGPLHIGGVRTALYNYLFAKKNNGTFILRIEDTDQNRYVEGAEDYIIQALEWAGLTPDEGPAQGGDFGPYRQSERKDLYKKYADQLVNNGKAYYAFDTPEDLEEMRERLREAKVANQQYNALTRTKMTNSLTLSPEEVQKRIDNGDPYVVRLNVPAKEEIRFKDMIRGYVKVHGGTLEDKILLKSDGMPTYHLANIVDDHLMKITHVIRGEEWLPSTPIHVLLYRYLGWEDSMPEFAHLPLLLKPNGNGKLSKRDADKQGFPIFPLNWTDPQKKETSYGYKESGYLPDAFINFLSLLGWNPGNDEDIFSKERLIELFDINRIQKAGAKFDIEKAKWFNQQYLKERSDDEIGKELKVFLESKNIDCEEGKCAKIASFMKERVTFIPEMYTESKYLFEKPTEYNEKLVRKKWNNEAAEIIMDFAEKIKEENTEDPAKLKHTLMTIVDDRNIGLGKVMPCIRLALTGQGGGPDLMDIIAFLGLKESTDRMITAVEKLG, from the coding sequence ATGAGTAACGTACGCGTACGATTTGCACCAAGTCCTACAGGCCCACTTCATATCGGAGGAGTCAGGACCGCTTTATACAATTATCTTTTTGCTAAAAAGAACAACGGCACTTTCATTTTAAGAATTGAAGATACTGATCAGAATAGATATGTTGAAGGTGCGGAAGATTATATAATCCAGGCTTTAGAATGGGCAGGCTTAACACCAGACGAAGGCCCGGCTCAAGGCGGGGACTTTGGCCCTTACAGACAATCTGAAAGAAAAGACCTGTATAAAAAATATGCTGACCAGTTAGTTAATAATGGTAAGGCTTATTATGCATTTGATACTCCGGAAGATCTTGAAGAAATGAGAGAAAGATTGAGAGAAGCTAAAGTAGCCAATCAACAATACAATGCTCTTACCAGGACTAAAATGACCAACTCTCTTACACTAAGTCCGGAGGAAGTACAAAAGCGAATAGACAATGGTGACCCGTATGTAGTAAGGCTTAACGTTCCGGCTAAGGAGGAGATACGTTTTAAAGACATGATTCGTGGATATGTAAAAGTGCATGGCGGAACACTTGAAGATAAAATCTTACTAAAATCAGATGGAATGCCGACTTATCATCTTGCTAATATTGTCGACGACCATTTAATGAAAATAACTCACGTGATTCGTGGAGAAGAGTGGCTTCCATCAACACCAATTCACGTTTTATTATATAGATACCTGGGCTGGGAAGATTCAATGCCAGAATTTGCCCATCTTCCTTTACTATTAAAACCAAATGGAAACGGGAAGCTTAGCAAACGGGATGCAGATAAACAAGGGTTCCCTATTTTCCCTTTGAACTGGACTGACCCTCAAAAAAAAGAAACAAGTTATGGATATAAAGAATCTGGATATTTACCCGATGCCTTTATAAACTTTCTTTCATTATTAGGGTGGAATCCTGGAAATGACGAAGACATATTTTCTAAAGAAAGGTTGATTGAGCTTTTTGATATAAACAGAATTCAAAAAGCCGGTGCTAAGTTCGATATAGAAAAAGCAAAATGGTTTAATCAGCAATATCTGAAAGAGAGAAGTGATGATGAAATAGGCAAAGAGCTAAAAGTATTTCTGGAATCAAAAAATATTGATTGTGAGGAAGGAAAGTGTGCTAAAATAGCTTCTTTTATGAAGGAAAGAGTCACATTTATTCCTGAAATGTATACAGAGTCTAAGTATCTGTTTGAAAAGCCAACTGAATACAATGAAAAGCTAGTCCGAAAAAAGTGGAATAATGAAGCTGCTGAAATAATTATGGATTTTGCCGAAAAAATAAAAGAGGAAAACACTGAAGACCCGGCAAAATTAAAACATACACTGATGACCATTGTCGATGACCGTAACATTGGGTTGGGTAAGGTAATGCCTTGCATTCGATTGGCCTTAACCGGCCAGGGTGGCGGTCCAGACCTTATGGACATTATTGCATTTCTAGGCTTAAAAGAAAGCACAGATCGAATGATAACCGCAGTTGAAAAATTAGGATAA
- a CDS encoding RidA family protein, producing the protein MAKQIIHSKDAPEAIGPYSQAVMMNGMLFVSGQIAIDRASGEILDDNITQETHQVMKNLEAILSEADMSFDNIVKCSIFIKDMGQFSDINECYAAYFKNEPPARETVEVARLPKDVNVEISCIAVK; encoded by the coding sequence ATGGCAAAGCAAATTATACACTCTAAAGATGCACCTGAGGCGATAGGGCCATATAGCCAGGCTGTAATGATGAACGGAATGCTTTTCGTATCCGGCCAGATCGCCATCGACAGAGCCTCCGGCGAAATTCTTGATGATAATATTACTCAGGAAACCCACCAGGTTATGAAAAATCTTGAGGCAATTTTATCTGAAGCAGACATGAGTTTCGATAACATTGTTAAGTGCTCAATATTTATCAAAGATATGGGCCAGTTTAGTGATATAAATGAATGCTATGCTGCTTATTTTAAAAATGAGCCTCCAGCAAGGGAAACGGTCGAAGTAGCCAGGCTACCGAAAGATGTTAATGTTGAAATATCTTGTATTGCAGTTAAATAA
- the glmS gene encoding glutamine--fructose-6-phosphate transaminase (isomerizing) — protein sequence MCGIVAYVGEREAAPVIIKGLKRLEYRGYDSAGIALAKNGELNVYKKQGKVADLENFAAGEDLGGNIGIGHTRWATHGEPNDVNAHPHTDSTSSLAMIHNGIIENYDSLKKDLLGKGHIFKSETDSEVFLHFIEDIRNREGCSLVEAVRLALSKVVGAYAIVLMDKDNPGQLIAARKGSPLVIGVGENEFFLASDATPIVEYTNEVVYLNDQEIAVINDGELNIRNIEDIPLTPYIQTLDMELEAIEKGGFEHFMLKEIFEQPKSIADCMRGRLKAETGHLVLGGIREYAHKLDKAERIIIVACGTSWHAGLVAEYIFEDWCRIPVEVEYASEFRYRNPIINEGDIVIAISQSGETADTLAAIELAKSKGAIIFGVCNVVGSSIARLTHEGAYTHAGPEIGVASTKAFTAQLTVLGMMALKLGLRRGTLKESKFHELLVELESIPAKVEKALKSDSLIKKISEKFKDSKNFLYLGRGYNFPVALEGALKLKEISYIHAEGYPAAEMKHGPIALIDEEMPVVFIATQDSSYEKIVSNIQEVKARKGKVIAIVTEGDEIIPQMADYTIEVPATTEELMPLVSVIPLQLLSYHIAVMRDCNVDQPRNLAKSVTVE from the coding sequence ATGTGCGGAATAGTAGCTTATGTTGGAGAGCGCGAAGCTGCTCCTGTCATTATCAAGGGACTAAAAAGACTTGAATATCGTGGATATGATAGTGCCGGAATTGCCCTTGCTAAAAACGGAGAACTTAATGTATACAAAAAACAAGGCAAGGTAGCTGATCTTGAAAACTTTGCCGCTGGCGAAGACCTTGGTGGAAATATAGGTATTGGTCATACACGTTGGGCTACACATGGAGAACCAAACGATGTAAATGCCCACCCTCATACTGATAGTACCAGTTCTCTTGCAATGATCCATAATGGAATCATTGAAAACTATGATTCACTTAAAAAAGACCTTTTAGGCAAAGGACATATATTCAAGTCTGAAACAGACTCCGAAGTTTTTCTTCATTTCATTGAAGATATTAGAAATAGAGAAGGATGCTCGCTTGTGGAAGCAGTGAGGCTTGCTTTGAGTAAAGTAGTAGGTGCGTATGCAATTGTACTGATGGATAAAGATAATCCAGGTCAGTTGATTGCTGCCCGAAAAGGAAGTCCTTTAGTTATCGGTGTAGGAGAAAATGAATTTTTCCTCGCTTCAGATGCGACACCAATCGTAGAATATACTAACGAAGTTGTTTATCTAAATGACCAGGAAATTGCTGTCATCAATGATGGAGAACTAAATATCCGAAACATCGAGGATATTCCACTGACTCCATATATTCAGACTTTGGATATGGAGCTTGAAGCAATTGAAAAAGGTGGTTTCGAACATTTCATGTTGAAAGAAATATTTGAACAGCCGAAATCAATTGCAGACTGCATGAGGGGTCGACTTAAAGCTGAAACCGGTCATCTTGTATTAGGTGGTATTAGAGAATATGCCCATAAACTGGACAAAGCTGAAAGAATCATTATCGTAGCTTGCGGAACATCCTGGCATGCAGGCCTCGTCGCAGAATATATTTTTGAAGACTGGTGTAGAATTCCTGTAGAGGTTGAATATGCTTCGGAATTCAGATATCGTAACCCAATTATAAACGAGGGGGATATTGTTATTGCTATCAGTCAATCAGGAGAAACAGCTGATACTTTAGCTGCCATCGAATTAGCAAAGTCTAAAGGGGCTATTATATTTGGTGTTTGTAATGTAGTTGGTTCGAGCATTGCTCGATTAACTCATGAAGGTGCTTATACCCATGCCGGCCCTGAAATTGGAGTAGCCAGTACTAAAGCATTTACTGCTCAGTTAACAGTACTGGGTATGATGGCTCTGAAATTAGGCTTAAGAAGAGGCACACTAAAAGAAAGTAAGTTTCACGAACTTCTTGTTGAATTAGAAAGCATTCCTGCTAAAGTAGAAAAAGCACTGAAGTCAGACTCGCTGATTAAAAAAATCTCTGAGAAATTTAAAGATTCTAAAAACTTCCTTTACCTGGGAAGAGGTTATAATTTCCCTGTAGCCCTCGAAGGAGCATTGAAGCTTAAAGAGATCTCTTACATACATGCTGAAGGTTATCCTGCTGCTGAAATGAAACATGGACCTATTGCCCTTATTGATGAGGAAATGCCTGTTGTTTTCATTGCTACACAGGATAGTAGTTATGAGAAAATAGTTTCTAACATTCAGGAAGTTAAGGCTAGAAAAGGCAAGGTTATAGCAATTGTTACCGAGGGCGATGAAATTATTCCTCAGATGGCGGATTATACTATTGAAGTTCCTGCCACAACTGAAGAATTAATGCCTTTAGTTTCTGTTATCCCATTACAATTATTAAGCTATCATATAGCTGTTATGAGAGATTGTAATGTTGATCAACCGAGAAACCTTGCAAAATCAGTTACTGTAGAATAA
- a CDS encoding DUF4270 family protein, with amino-acid sequence MNLQFNKNFFTKGPALLCLALLFFSACEDPTEVGLEIDQNIGRLQTLVRTIDLDLKQVQVDSVITSRSLETPIGTYIDPLFGTIESIGYYSPNPPAVSSFEDRFDETSILDSIKMFIPLSKKLDPSSNETGRFKVHELTEIYPDERLFRYTSDHLQYDPTILGESVVIDETDTTQSGDEIVTSANLTYNLSMDFGQKLFDEAVKKENGAFADTTSFKNFFKGLSIVPDEMENAAYFINNTGNPRITLYFRNDSNDSTSQAFTVYLTIQSVGDYHNALNIDRSGTDLSTIPAFENYEGSPINDNLYIQPITGLATKLDLTDYRSFVDSLNSTEIVGFQINHATISIDDVPDAEDEKENNLIGPPQEPSLYYASNNNNLFFSDQDSTLIRPLGVLEEQAYEVLVFNAPYEGTPTLGGQEIDNLFAPVGPLNFNLNTYSRPLTMFLQSEAQDLLPEHNLLMVGSQHQLTNVFNRIVSDRQKIQLKVYYSILQE; translated from the coding sequence ATGAACTTGCAGTTTAATAAAAACTTTTTCACTAAAGGGCCGGCATTATTATGTCTGGCCCTTTTGTTTTTTTCGGCTTGTGAAGACCCTACAGAGGTGGGTCTGGAAATAGACCAGAATATTGGAAGGCTTCAAACTTTAGTTAGAACAATAGACCTTGACCTGAAACAGGTTCAAGTTGATTCTGTGATCACTAGCAGGAGCCTGGAAACACCTATTGGAACTTATATAGATCCGCTATTTGGAACTATTGAGTCCATAGGATATTACAGTCCTAATCCTCCGGCGGTATCCTCTTTTGAAGACCGTTTTGACGAAACATCAATTCTGGACTCAATTAAAATGTTCATCCCCCTATCGAAAAAGCTTGACCCAAGTAGTAATGAGACAGGCAGATTTAAAGTTCACGAGTTAACTGAAATTTATCCGGATGAAAGATTATTCAGATATACTTCTGATCACCTTCAATATGATCCGACGATTCTTGGAGAAAGCGTTGTCATAGATGAAACCGACACAACTCAATCAGGAGATGAGATAGTTACTTCAGCTAACCTTACTTATAACCTGTCAATGGATTTTGGTCAAAAGCTTTTTGACGAAGCGGTCAAAAAGGAGAATGGAGCTTTTGCAGATACAACCTCTTTTAAAAACTTTTTTAAAGGTTTATCGATAGTTCCTGACGAGATGGAAAATGCAGCTTATTTTATAAATAACACTGGAAATCCGAGAATAACTCTCTATTTCAGGAATGATTCTAATGATTCAACCTCTCAAGCATTTACTGTATATCTTACCATCCAATCGGTGGGCGATTATCACAATGCCTTAAATATTGATAGAAGCGGTACTGATCTGTCCACGATTCCTGCATTCGAAAATTATGAAGGATCACCGATAAACGACAACTTATATATTCAGCCAATAACTGGTCTGGCAACTAAACTTGACCTGACTGATTACAGAAGTTTTGTCGATAGTCTCAATAGTACAGAAATCGTAGGGTTTCAAATAAACCATGCGACTATTTCTATCGATGATGTACCCGATGCAGAAGATGAAAAAGAAAATAATCTGATAGGTCCTCCACAAGAACCAAGTCTTTATTATGCAAGCAATAATAATAATTTGTTTTTTAGTGATCAGGATTCAACTCTCATAAGGCCTCTTGGTGTTCTTGAAGAGCAAGCATACGAAGTGCTTGTTTTTAATGCTCCTTACGAAGGTACACCAACCCTGGGAGGGCAGGAAATAGATAATTTATTTGCTCCCGTTGGACCTTTAAATTTTAATCTGAATACTTATTCCAGACCTTTAACAATGTTTTTACAATCAGAAGCACAGGACTTATTACCTGAGCATAACCTTTTAATGGTCGGGTCACAGCATCAGTTAACTAACGTTTTTAATCGAATTGTAAGTGACCGGCAAAAGATTCAGTTAAAAGTATATTATAGTATATTACAGGAATAA
- a CDS encoding glycogen/starch synthase, with amino-acid sequence MSKLRILYVASEINPFLQTSKVADFVRKLPQAMQERGMEIRILVPRFGTINERKNRLHEVVRLSGINISIGDEEKPLVIKVASIPNAKLQVYFIDNEDYFHRKSVFHDKQEKFFEDNDERAIFFCKGVLETVKKLGWAPDIVHCNDWITSLIPMYLKTTYKNDPIFSGAKSVFTIYNNNFTHKFGEDLVEKARMIDIDDEKLKHLKTGDFAGFIKTGITYADVVIKAEENYNEELKKLFESENIKEINNEETLIDSYYDLYNELAV; translated from the coding sequence ATGTCGAAGCTTAGAATCCTTTATGTTGCAAGCGAAATTAATCCTTTTTTACAAACCTCCAAAGTAGCTGATTTTGTCAGAAAACTTCCTCAGGCAATGCAGGAAAGAGGTATGGAGATCAGGATTTTGGTGCCAAGATTTGGGACAATCAATGAAAGAAAGAACAGATTACACGAGGTTGTAAGATTGTCCGGGATTAACATCTCTATCGGCGACGAAGAAAAACCACTGGTTATAAAAGTGGCTTCAATTCCAAATGCGAAACTTCAGGTTTATTTTATAGACAATGAAGACTATTTTCATAGAAAGAGCGTTTTCCATGATAAGCAGGAAAAGTTTTTCGAAGATAATGACGAAAGAGCGATCTTTTTCTGCAAAGGTGTATTGGAAACAGTAAAGAAACTTGGTTGGGCTCCTGACATTGTTCACTGCAATGACTGGATCACAAGTTTAATTCCAATGTATTTGAAAACAACTTATAAAAATGATCCTATTTTTAGTGGTGCAAAAAGCGTTTTCACAATTTATAACAATAACTTTACGCATAAATTTGGTGAAGACCTTGTTGAAAAAGCCAGGATGATTGATATTGACGACGAAAAATTAAAGCATCTGAAAACAGGTGATTTTGCAGGGTTTATTAAAACCGGAATCACTTATGCGGACGTCGTGATTAAAGCAGAGGAAAATTATAATGAAGAACTCAAAAAACTTTTTGAATCTGAAAACATTAAAGAAATCAATAACGAGGAAACCCTCATTGATTCATACTATGATCTTTACAATGAACTTGCAGTTTAA
- the panC gene encoding pantoate--beta-alanine ligase produces MKVFSSIETYSRWWMAQPKNQTLGFVPTMGALHQGHVSLIKESKKHSDLTVASIFVNPTQFNDPNDLLKYPRTPEEDIEALKEAGCDILFMPSSEEVYNNRYNVSIDPGPSAEILEGSFRPGHFKGVLQIVSKLFNIIRPDIALFGKKDLQQLQLIKKMVLSLNYHIDIIGVNTVREKTGLAMSSRNVRLDSNERDEALQLYKNLKIASQMWEKGEELAKIKSAVKENFGNFGSLKLEYFEAVEPEAFEIVNSREDLKSQVAFCVAAYVGDVRLIDNIVIDN; encoded by the coding sequence ATGAAGGTATTTTCATCGATTGAGACATATAGTAGATGGTGGATGGCTCAGCCCAAAAATCAGACACTCGGATTTGTTCCGACAATGGGCGCCCTGCATCAAGGCCATGTCTCTTTAATTAAAGAATCTAAAAAACATTCGGACCTGACAGTCGCCAGCATTTTTGTCAATCCTACCCAGTTTAATGATCCGAATGACCTATTAAAATATCCAAGGACACCTGAGGAAGATATTGAAGCATTAAAAGAGGCAGGCTGTGATATTCTTTTCATGCCTTCAAGTGAAGAGGTTTATAATAACAGATATAACGTTTCTATTGATCCAGGGCCCTCAGCAGAAATTCTTGAAGGATCTTTCAGACCAGGCCACTTTAAGGGGGTTCTTCAAATCGTCAGTAAATTATTTAATATTATCAGGCCGGATATTGCCTTGTTCGGAAAGAAAGATCTCCAGCAATTGCAATTAATAAAGAAGATGGTATTATCTCTCAACTATCATATTGATATAATAGGAGTGAATACTGTCAGAGAAAAAACGGGCCTGGCAATGTCAAGCAGAAACGTGAGGCTTGACTCAAATGAACGAGATGAGGCGCTTCAACTTTACAAAAATTTGAAGATTGCCAGTCAAATGTGGGAAAAAGGTGAAGAATTAGCTAAAATAAAGAGTGCAGTTAAAGAAAATTTTGGCAATTTTGGCTCTCTGAAACTAGAATATTTTGAAGCGGTCGAACCAGAAGCGTTTGAAATCGTTAATTCTCGTGAAGACCTGAAAAGCCAGGTAGCATTTTGTGTAGCGGCTTATGTTGGAGATGTCAGGCTTATAGATAATATTGTAATTGATAATTAA
- the panD gene encoding aspartate 1-decarboxylase yields MQLEVLKSKIHRVKVTQAELHYVGSITVDEDLMDAANLIENEKVQIVNINNGERLETYVIKGKRGTGEICLNGPAARKVQVGDIIIIISYCILPFEEAKDHKPVLVFPDHNNKAN; encoded by the coding sequence ATGCAACTCGAAGTACTTAAATCCAAAATTCACAGAGTAAAAGTGACACAGGCAGAACTTCACTATGTGGGAAGTATTACTGTGGATGAAGATTTGATGGATGCTGCAAACCTAATTGAAAATGAAAAGGTTCAGATCGTAAATATAAATAATGGTGAAAGGCTGGAGACTTATGTAATAAAAGGTAAAAGAGGAACTGGCGAAATTTGTCTGAATGGTCCGGCAGCAAGAAAAGTTCAGGTAGGTGATATAATTATTATAATTTCATATTGCATCCTCCCTTTTGAAGAAGCAAAAGACCATAAACCTGTATTGGTTTTCCCTGATCACAACAATAAGGCTAACTAG
- a CDS encoding lysylphosphatidylglycerol synthase transmembrane domain-containing protein — protein MTKQRIKFFINLLVSFGLAGLLFYLSYDTIETAPGQSKSDYIWGLWQETNKLPLFLSGGLILLSHMIRAERWKLLNAPLNYKISFSNSYHSVMSGYIVNLLIPRGGELYRCYMLNKLEKVPVNVSIGTVIAERAADLVFLLLLIGTSFFIEFEKLLFFIKESKILEYVGVGNSFSSNLLFIALAGIALLFVLIFFVKKVKPDFYNKIAGKIKNLLIGIRDGIGSILRLEKRALFIIYSILIWVLYYLMTYAVMKAFPETNQLGLVAALSVFTIGGIAMTLPLPGGIGSYHVLVPLGLSILYQIDQSEAKGFTFIFHSFLTLVTILAGFVSLIYAQIKIHRKNVNEVVEENTVRSE, from the coding sequence TTGACTAAGCAACGCATTAAATTTTTTATTAATCTGCTGGTATCTTTCGGCCTGGCAGGATTGCTGTTTTATCTAAGTTATGATACGATAGAAACAGCTCCAGGCCAGTCTAAATCAGATTATATTTGGGGCTTATGGCAGGAAACGAATAAGCTGCCTTTATTTCTTTCTGGTGGTTTAATTCTTTTAAGCCACATGATCAGAGCAGAAAGATGGAAATTATTAAATGCCCCACTCAATTATAAAATTTCTTTTTCTAATAGCTATCATTCGGTTATGTCCGGATATATTGTCAACCTTCTTATACCAAGAGGGGGTGAGCTATACCGGTGTTATATGCTCAACAAGTTGGAAAAAGTGCCTGTTAATGTTTCAATCGGAACTGTTATAGCTGAAAGGGCCGCTGACTTGGTGTTTCTTCTCCTATTAATAGGAACTTCGTTTTTCATTGAATTTGAAAAGCTTTTATTCTTTATAAAGGAGAGTAAAATTCTCGAATACGTTGGAGTTGGAAATTCCTTTTCATCAAACCTCTTATTTATTGCACTGGCGGGTATAGCTTTATTGTTTGTATTGATTTTTTTCGTTAAAAAAGTAAAACCGGATTTTTATAATAAGATTGCTGGAAAAATCAAGAATTTACTAATAGGCATAAGAGATGGAATTGGATCTATATTACGATTGGAAAAACGAGCACTGTTTATAATTTATAGTATCTTAATATGGGTTTTATACTATTTGATGACCTATGCTGTAATGAAGGCATTTCCTGAAACCAATCAACTGGGCCTCGTAGCAGCACTATCTGTTTTTACAATAGGAGGCATAGCCATGACCTTACCACTACCGGGAGGAATTGGTTCTTATCATGTACTCGTACCCCTTGGATTATCGATACTATATCAAATTGATCAAAGTGAAGCCAAAGGGTTTACTTTTATTTTTCATTCTTTTTTAACTTTGGTGACCATTCTGGCAGGTTTTGTCAGTTTAATTTATGCCCAGATTAAAATTCACAGAAAAAATGTCAACGAAGTCGTCGAAGAAAATACTGTCCGATCGGAATAA